A part of Biomphalaria glabrata chromosome 3, xgBioGlab47.1, whole genome shotgun sequence genomic DNA contains:
- the LOC106055346 gene encoding calmodulin-like produces the protein MAEQLTEETIAEFKEAFSLFDKDGDGTITTKELGTVMRSLGQNPTEAELQDMINEVDADGNGTIDFPEFLTMMARKMKDTDTEEELREAFRVFDKDGNGFISAAELRHVMTNLGEKLTDEEVDEMIREADTDGDGQVNYDEFVKMMTTK, from the exons GCCGAACAACTGACAGAAGAGACAATTGCAG AGTTCAAAGAAGCCTTTAGTCTGTTCGACAAAGATGGCGACGGTACTATTACGACCAAGGAGTTGGGTACAGTCATGAGGTCACTAGGTCAGAACCCGACAGAGGCGGAGCTACAGGACATGATCAATGAGGTAGACGCCGATG GAAACGGAACAATAGATTTCCCAGAATTCCTCACCATGATGGCCAGGAAAATGAAAGACACAGACACCGAGGAGGAGCTCCGCGAAGCATTCCGCGTGTTTGACAAAGACGGCAACGGGTTCATCTCAGCGGCGGAGCTGCGGCACGTGATGACGAACCTTGGAGAGAAACTGACGGACGAAGAGGTGGACGAGATGATTAGGGAGGCGGACACTGATGGAGATGGTCAAGTCAATTATGATG AATTTGTAAAAATGATGACCACCAAGTAA
- the LOC106055362 gene encoding calmodulin-A-like, whose protein sequence is MYTTMAIDLTSEQVAEFKEAFSLFDKDGDGTITTKELGIVMRSLGQNPTEAELQDMINEIDADGNGTIDFPEFLTMMARKIKDTDSEEELREAFRVFDKDGNGFISAAELRHVMTNLGEKLTDDEVDEMIREADMDGDGQVNYEEFVRMMTTK, encoded by the exons GCAATTGATCTGACGTCTGAGCAAGTGGCAG AGTTTAAAGAAGCCTTCAGCTTGTTTGACAAAGATGGCGACGGCACCATCACGACCAAAGAATTGGGCATTGTAATGAGGTCACTAGGTCAGAACCCAACAGAGGCGGAGCTACAAGATATGATCAACGAAATAGACGCCGACG GAAACGGAACAATAGATTTCCCAGAATTCCTCACCATGATGGCGAGAAAGATCAAGGACACTGACTCAGAAGAGGAGCTCCGCGAAGCATTCCGCGTGTTTGACAAAGACGGCAACGGGTTCATCTCAGCGGCGGAGCTGCGGCACGTGATGACGAACCTTGGAGAGAAACTGACGGACGATGAGGTGGACGAGATGATCAGGGAGGCGGACATGGACGGAGACGGACAGGTCAACTACgaag AATTCGTTCGAATGATGACGACcaaataa